One Chloroflexota bacterium genomic region harbors:
- a CDS encoding Lrp/AsnC ligand binding domain-containing protein: protein MEEILAYILIEVQAGRTAAVQKRLKASKEVVHSHVVTGPYDIIVLAKFEHFDDLPRFVLEQVQNCEGVLRSTTCVAVNAT, encoded by the coding sequence ATGGAAGAGATTCTGGCGTACATTCTGATTGAGGTGCAGGCAGGTCGGACGGCTGCCGTGCAGAAACGCCTGAAAGCCAGCAAAGAGGTCGTGCACTCCCACGTCGTTACGGGCCCCTATGACATCATCGTCCTGGCGAAGTTTGAGCACTTTGACGACCTGCCTCGGTTCGTCCTGGAGCAGGTGCAGAACTGCGAGGGCGTCCTGCGCTCCACCACCTGCGTGGCGGTGAACGCGACATAG
- a CDS encoding helix-turn-helix domain-containing protein, producing the protein MALEFASLLKRKRKASGLSQSALAKAAGISPSHLNRIEKGDRNPPPADTILRIASALRLSPAETDQLLVAAGYAPRRSPLPSSGLQPGISPEVSALIHEVTAAILRVAEDPSLAPAQREDVIRILKTLDLPAMIARVGAAIPGGPAEQQPKPLPAQVNLNTQDSEALIKDWQREVMEATRQRRPSELSAYFGIRSQIGRG; encoded by the coding sequence GTGGCTCTTGAATTCGCATCCCTTCTGAAGCGCAAGCGGAAGGCATCCGGCCTTTCGCAATCAGCCCTCGCCAAGGCGGCGGGCATCAGCCCCAGCCATCTGAACCGCATTGAGAAAGGCGACAGGAACCCACCCCCCGCAGACACCATTCTCCGCATCGCCAGCGCACTTCGGCTCTCACCCGCCGAGACCGATCAGTTGCTCGTGGCGGCGGGGTACGCCCCACGGCGCAGTCCACTGCCCTCGTCCGGGCTGCAGCCGGGTATCTCGCCCGAGGTCAGCGCCCTGATTCACGAGGTAACCGCCGCCATCCTGCGCGTTGCGGAGGACCCGAGCCTAGCCCCCGCGCAGCGCGAAGATGTAATCCGTATCCTCAAGACCCTGGACCTGCCCGCGATGATTGCCAGGGTCGGCGCTGCGATCCCGGGCGGCCCCGCAGAACAGCAGCCCAAGCCGCTGCCCGCGCAGGTCAACCTGAACACGCAGGACTCCGAAGCCCTCATCAAGGATTGGCAGCGCGAGGTCATGGAAGCCACCCGGCAAAGACGCCCTTCCGAACTGTCGGCTTATTTTGGGATTCGCTCGCAAATCGGCCGCGGGTAA
- a CDS encoding cyclase family protein, protein MMNFDFARAVRISLEYRQITGLRGHPSPFVSVYRHATDMDYYAAYFLAVHGLTHLDLPHADALTPSAAANLSPQIRRALVLDFTGKQKVLEPVLVRDSTDPLDAQTCLLDMKVVKDGEFLWLLIQQLAIREDDLEEVWKGIPVDEDLSDWFVLFRTDWTFRFNRYGNSYNNPALEGWAAFLCHPYIDPEALNWLADRGITALGHDLPSFENPLYYAIGGDVHPVVRQARQIAMERTPRFEQKVFQSLWLRQADAEEGGQRCYLKNLNLHPLAEAMRERRAIAGRLAVVPVPVLQDREGVACEVFFAPDEA, encoded by the coding sequence GTGATGAATTTTGACTTCGCGCGGGCGGTGCGAATCAGCCTAGAGTACCGCCAGATCACCGGACTGCGCGGGCACCCCAGCCCGTTCGTCAGCGTGTACCGGCACGCTACGGACATGGATTACTACGCAGCCTACTTCTTGGCCGTGCACGGCCTCACCCACCTGGACCTGCCCCATGCCGATGCGCTCACACCTTCCGCTGCCGCAAACCTAAGCCCCCAGATCCGCCGCGCCTTGGTGCTGGATTTCACGGGCAAGCAGAAGGTCCTTGAGCCGGTACTTGTCCGCGACTCCACCGACCCACTGGATGCTCAGACATGCTTGCTGGACATGAAGGTCGTGAAAGACGGAGAGTTCCTGTGGCTCCTCATCCAGCAGTTGGCGATTCGGGAGGATGATCTGGAGGAGGTGTGGAAGGGCATTCCTGTGGACGAGGACCTGTCGGACTGGTTTGTCCTGTTCCGCACCGATTGGACCTTCCGCTTCAACCGCTACGGCAACAGTTACAACAACCCGGCACTGGAAGGCTGGGCAGCTTTCCTTTGCCACCCGTATATAGACCCAGAAGCCCTGAATTGGCTCGCTGACCGTGGGATCACAGCCCTGGGCCATGACCTGCCGTCGTTTGAGAATCCGCTTTACTACGCGATTGGGGGAGACGTGCACCCCGTGGTTCGCCAGGCGCGTCAGATTGCCATGGAGCGAACCCCGCGTTTTGAGCAGAAGGTCTTCCAAAGCCTTTGGCTCAGGCAAGCGGATGCCGAAGAGGGTGGCCAACGTTGCTACCTGAAGAACCTGAACCTGCACCCATTGGCTGAAGCCATGCGAGAACGGCGGGCTATCGCCGGACGCCTGGCGGTTGTGCCGGTGCCCGTCCTGCAGGACCGAGAGGGCGTAGCCTGCGAGGTGTTCTTTGCGCCAGACGAGGCATGA
- a CDS encoding glutamate--tRNA ligase, with amino-acid sequence MTSNTVRVRFAPSPTGYLHAGGARTALFNFLFARHHGGSFILRIEDTDQTRYEPDALNDIMDSLRWLGILWDEGPEVGGPYGPYFQSQRLHLYKHYAEELVRMGAAYRCYCSPERLEAMRQEQVARGESPGYDRHCRYLTAKQIADYEAQGIVPVIRLMAPLEGQTSFHDVIRGTITVDNRTLDDMVLLKSDGYPTYHLANVVDDHLMEITHIMRADEWIPSTPRHQIIYKALGWTPPIYAHLPVILDPSGKGKMSKRKKRTPDGREFPVLIREFRAAGYLPEAMFNFLALVGWSYDDKTDILTPEQIIGRFDLSGINAAPAAFSYDKLEWMNGVYIRALPAADLARRIQPVLAQAGREADLAMLERIVPLIQERIKTLNDAVAMTDFFFSDPLGYDPHLLIGKKMSAETTLEALRLAVRVLQTAEFTEAHLEESLRAAAESLGLKPGDFFTPIRVAVTGKTVSPPLFGTLAILGRDRVLRRLEYALRVLSEATPAVSD; translated from the coding sequence ATGACGTCCAACACCGTGCGCGTCCGTTTCGCGCCAAGCCCAACGGGGTACCTGCACGCCGGCGGCGCTCGCACCGCCCTATTCAATTTCCTGTTCGCGCGCCATCACGGCGGCTCCTTCATCCTGCGCATTGAGGACACCGACCAGACCCGCTACGAACCCGACGCCCTCAACGACATCATGGACAGCCTGCGCTGGCTCGGCATCCTCTGGGATGAAGGCCCCGAAGTCGGCGGCCCCTACGGCCCCTACTTCCAGTCCCAGCGGCTGCACCTCTACAAGCACTACGCCGAGGAACTCGTCCGCATGGGCGCAGCCTATCGCTGCTACTGCTCCCCCGAACGCCTGGAGGCCATGCGCCAGGAGCAGGTCGCCCGCGGCGAGTCGCCCGGCTACGACCGCCACTGCCGCTACCTCACTGCCAAGCAGATCGCCGACTACGAGGCCCAGGGCATCGTGCCCGTCATCCGCCTCATGGCCCCGCTAGAGGGCCAGACGTCTTTCCACGACGTCATCCGTGGCACCATCACCGTAGACAACCGCACCCTGGACGATATGGTGCTTCTGAAATCCGACGGCTACCCCACCTACCACCTGGCCAACGTGGTGGACGATCACCTGATGGAGATCACCCACATCATGCGCGCCGACGAGTGGATTCCCTCCACGCCGCGCCACCAGATCATCTACAAGGCCCTGGGATGGACGCCGCCCATCTACGCTCACCTGCCCGTCATCCTGGATCCCAGCGGCAAGGGCAAGATGAGCAAGCGCAAGAAACGCACACCCGACGGGCGGGAGTTCCCCGTCCTCATCCGCGAGTTCCGCGCCGCGGGCTACCTGCCCGAAGCCATGTTCAACTTCCTGGCGCTCGTGGGCTGGTCCTACGACGACAAGACCGACATCCTGACGCCAGAGCAGATCATTGGCCGATTTGACCTTTCGGGCATCAACGCCGCCCCCGCCGCCTTTAGTTACGACAAGTTGGAATGGATGAATGGGGTGTACATCCGCGCGCTGCCCGCGGCAGACCTCGCCCGCCGCATCCAGCCCGTGCTGGCCCAAGCGGGCCGCGAAGCCGACCTCGCCATGCTGGAGCGCATCGTGCCCCTCATCCAGGAGCGCATCAAGACGCTGAACGACGCGGTGGCCATGACCGACTTCTTCTTCTCCGACCCGCTCGGCTACGACCCGCACCTGCTCATCGGCAAGAAGATGTCGGCGGAAACCACCCTGGAAGCCCTGCGGCTCGCCGTGCGGGTGCTCCAGACTGCCGAGTTCACCGAGGCGCACCTGGAGGAATCGCTGCGCGCGGCGGCCGAGTCGCTGGGCCTGAAACCCGGCGACTTCTTCACCCCCATCCGAGTTGCCGTTACGGGAAAGACCGTGTCGCCGCCGCTGTTCGGGACGCTCGCCATCCTGGGCCGCGATCGCGTCCTGCGCAGGCTTGAGTACG